Within Deltaproteobacteria bacterium, the genomic segment ACGCGCTTGACCACCAGTCCGATGCCGTCCCAGAGCACGAAGGTTTCGCCGGTGGCCGGGAGCCGGCGCGAGACGTCGACGACGATGCGGTCGCCGTCGCGTAGCTCCGGCTCCATGGAGTTGCCCCGGACCCTGAGGATGCGGAGGTTCTCGGGCGCGGCGCCGGCCTCGTGCCGGATCATGTTCTCCGGCCATTGCCAGAGGGCCGTCTCGGAGACGAACTCCTCGGCGAACGTTCCAGCCCCCGCGGAAACCTCCACTGTGACCTCCGGGATGACCGCTACCGGCGCGCCGGGCAGCCTGGCCGGCATCCGAGGAGGCTTGCGCTTCATGGGCCTGCGTTCCGGCACCGCCTCGTGGCGCAGTTCCGAGGGGTCGCAGCCGAGCATCTCACCCAGGGTCTCGCTGTCGCGGTAGCCGAGGACGGCGGGGATGCCCCGATCCACGTACTGGTGAAGGTAGGTCCCGTTGCGGCCGATGGCCAGGGATGCGGCCTTCAGGGTGAGGTCGTTTCGGCGGAGCAGGTCCCTGAGCCTCAGCCGGACCGGGTCGCTCCGGACCGCCTCCCTTTCGGCCGCGTTGTCAGGGCTCATCCGTTTCCTTTCGTAGGGTAGCCGAGGAACATCCAAAAAAACTTACCACATCGCAGCGCACACAAGGGCATGGCTTCGCAACTTCGTCGTTACTTGTAGGCTATAC encodes:
- a CDS encoding S24 family peptidase, with the protein product MSPDNAAEREAVRSDPVRLRLRDLLRRNDLTLKAASLAIGRNGTYLHQYVDRGIPAVLGYRDSETLGEMLGCDPSELRHEAVPERRPMKRKPPRMPARLPGAPVAVIPEVTVEVSAGAGTFAEEFVSETALWQWPENMIRHEAGAAPENLRILRVRGNSMEPELRDGDRIVVDVSRRLPATGETFVLWDGIGLVVKRVEVAHGDAAADDDESARIRLISANPDYAPYTCLAQDAHILGKVLWAVRRT